The DNA region AATTTGACTTTCTTTGGATCTTTAGTAAAATACATTTTCTCTCAAAGGCGCTGTCTTCCAAGCCATAATCTAAGTAAGCACTATCTCCATAAATAGAGGCTTCTGCAGGTAATTTATCTATCATTTTTCCAAGTGCTTTTGCATCGGCTGTTTTCCCAGGGGTAAAGTGAAAAGCTATTGGAATACCGTCCTTTGTAGTAATCAGTTGTACTTTAATCCCATAAAAATAGTTCCGCATACTAGCGGTGTAACCTCTCCATTTTTTATCCTTAAGAATTTTACAATTATGGATTCTCATATTGTTACATACTGCAACAGGAAAGGAATCAATAATATATTGCATTTCACAGCAAAAGCTTTTAAAATAAGAACTTACAATTTCAAATAGCTCATAAAGTAGCTTGCCAACTTTATGAAGTCGTCGGT from Flavobacterium nitratireducens includes:
- a CDS encoding IS982 family transposase — protein: MLCKDKIISIFCLIDDILQGIEHKEDKRRQVSDSEIILTAIVSSTSFYGNHASAIRFMKQYGFIPNMLEESRFNRRLHKVGKLLYELFEIVSSYFKSFCCEMQYIIDSFPVAVCNNMRIHNCKILKDKKWRGYTASMRNYFYGIKVQLITTKDGIPIAFHFTPGKTADAKALGKMIDKLPAEASIYGDSAYLDYGLEDSAFERKCILLKIQRKSNSKRIDTLEQKNEKLKMRKRVETTISDIKKLFPRTIHAVTLEGFLIKLTLFVFGLQLNKSIN